Part of the Labrenzia sp. PHM005 genome is shown below.
TTCAAATGTATCGACAGACATGTCCCGTCCCCCTAATGCGCGCGGCCGGATCCGACCAGCTTGCCCCTCAGGTAGGACGAAGTCTGATCGATGATCATGATGGTGATGAAGAGCAGGACGAAGATCGCGGCAGTCTCATCGCCCGCGCCCTTGCCCCAGCCGATTGTCCTGCGCAATTCCTGGCCAATGCCCCCTGCTCCAACAAAGCCGAGGATCGCAGAAGCCCGAACGTTGATTTCCAGGCGCAGCAGGAAGTAGCTCAAGTAATTCGGGGCGACCTGCGGCATGACCGCGAAGCGGATGCGCTGCAGCCAGCTGGCCCCACAGGCAGACAAGCCTTCAATCGGCTTGCGGTCGATGTTCTCATTCACCTCTGAGAAGAGTTTGCCCAGCGCGCCTGCGGTATGAAAGGCCACTGCGATCATGGCCGGTACCGGGCTGGAACCGAGGACAAAGATCAAAAACAGGGCGATGATCAGTTCCGGAAAGGCGCGCATGATGTCCATCATGCGGCGCACGACCGGAATGAGCGGACCATAACTGTCAACGTTGCGGGTCGACGCCATTGCCAAGACCACCGCCATGGCGCCACCTAACAGCGTCGCCACTCCAGCGATATTGAGGGTTTCCAGCATGGCCGGAATGTATCTGATGATCAGGCCGAAAAACGCCGGGCCCGCATCCCAGGCTTCCATGACAATTTCGCCCGGATAATCGAAGAACTTCTCCAGCCCTTGCAAGAATCCACCGGAATTCATCGAATTGGACTTCGAATATCCGGAAACCAGAACGGCAACAACCAGCAACAACCCGATCAGGGAATAAAGCTGGCGGCGTTTTCGAAGCGAGAGGATCTCTGCTTCCAGGGCGGCGACGGCCATGTTTTTTATACCTTAAATTATGCCCTTTTCCGCGATCTCATCCCGCGCTCTCCAACTCACCTGCGTCATCCCGGAAAAGCACCCGTTTTATCCGGGATCAGGGCATCACTGGCATCGCTGATGAAGCACTCGGCTGATCCGCTGGGGCTCACCGATCCCGGGTCTGCGCTGCGCTTTGCCCGGGATAACAATGAAGTGCGGTCATCGCAAAAACGCGGGCCGGAAACCGGCCCGCGTCTCACGAAAAGAACGCTTAGTTCTTGTTCTTTGCCTTACGCGCTTCAACGATGTTGACGTAAGCTTCGTGGGTGATCGGCATGAAGCCTTTGGTTTCACCGGCAGCAACGCCATAGGCGCACTCAGGGTCCATGGAGTTCAGAGACGCCATCAGAGCGGTCATCTTGATCTTGACGTCTTCCGGCAGCTTCTTGGACAGAACGATCGGACCTTCCGGGATCACCGGCGAGCGCCAGATTTCACGCAACTCGGTCATGTCAACCAGACCAGCGTCGGACGCCTTGCGCAGAGCGCCGGAGTTGTAGCCATCTTCCCACTCACCAAGGCCGTCAGCCCAGGTCACACCAGCGTCGATGTCGCCGTTGGACACAGCAACGATGGTCTGCTCGTGACCACCGGTGAACTTGACGTCGCCGAAGTAGTCGCCTGGCTCCATGGAGTAGCCTTCCTGCGGAATGGCGATGGACGGGATCAGGTAACCGGATGTGGAGTTCGGATCACCGAAACCGAAGACCTTGCCCTTCATGTCGGCAAGGGAGTTGATTTCAGCGTCGTTGCGGGCAAAGCCGATGGAGTAATAGCCGTAGCCGCCGTCAAC
Proteins encoded:
- the phnE gene encoding phosphonate ABC transporter, permease protein PhnE; this encodes MAVAALEAEILSLRKRRQLYSLIGLLLVVAVLVSGYSKSNSMNSGGFLQGLEKFFDYPGEIVMEAWDAGPAFFGLIIRYIPAMLETLNIAGVATLLGGAMAVVLAMASTRNVDSYGPLIPVVRRMMDIMRAFPELIIALFLIFVLGSSPVPAMIAVAFHTAGALGKLFSEVNENIDRKPIEGLSACGASWLQRIRFAVMPQVAPNYLSYFLLRLEINVRASAILGFVGAGGIGQELRRTIGWGKGAGDETAAIFVLLFITIMIIDQTSSYLRGKLVGSGRAH
- the phnD gene encoding phosphonate ABC transporter substrate-binding protein — protein: MKLVSKVAALAAVSMIALNATAAVAEEISEFRIGILGGENASDRLRAYSCLEEKTADLLGVPVKLFAPADYNGVIEGLLGGNLDMAWLGASGYAKVYITDPEAVDPVLVKVNVDGGYGYYSIGFARNDAEINSLADMKGKVFGFGDPNSTSGYLIPSIAIPQEGYSMEPGDYFGDVKFTGGHEQTIVAVSNGDIDAGVTWADGLGEWEDGYNSGALRKASDAGLVDMTELREIWRSPVIPEGPIVLSKKLPEDVKIKMTALMASLNSMDPECAYGVAAGETKGFMPITHEAYVNIVEARKAKNKN